Proteins encoded in a region of the Pelmatolapia mariae isolate MD_Pm_ZW linkage group LG6, Pm_UMD_F_2, whole genome shotgun sequence genome:
- the aftpha gene encoding aftiphilin a isoform X3 — translation MEPDVIRMYSSSPPPMEDGAEEEDDEFGDFGTFSGIPNSISFSEFDTPTTFNQTQALTATSPPELINSRGVVGFSYGSTNGARSPSDELSKVNGVVLASASERTEMKKVLASCVDLTASDTANCNGGEVLTNGFDVQGSPSSQNSVHDHIKGTSPEDTGSAGGPEDDFADFAAFSDADGRLDQTASSHCPPGVSHNVEQGPTSEDDVRDTNRTENDAFGSESLCVHAETPDRRAHMDADSRQRDVALAADRSASEAVCTDKPLVVNRADVADSDASVDDGGEKQLLPATTADGEAAQSDEKSSGNETETETETSFGRPLSTDALEEYGDVSTTGSVPSPPLQGESATPADDSQMAEDGDEDFGDFGDAGSFSAQGFADFDQLEVQHDPVWSQSSALAQEAATAKDNAEEEDDFGDFNSPKFNSGGNEGEEGEKFADFPVSDSFGNFSSAGGGESDTGWSAFGEQQQQEEEEGASWAAFSAETSISLPADSRGVEEEEQEEEWHESKAPAVSEEPSSTDRQPASLFSRLEKLFQVSFPQSAARPLGDQVVSLKAVLEPPEDRHPRAEEKEEGEEKKSTCKRSVHGGVWTQLQDIHEAFGLRYQWGGSHCNKALLCCLGIDTRNILFTGQKKQPVIVPMYAAGLGMLEPTKEPVKPVSAAEMIASIAQAPPLVPEKSSCPTDSVQQEALPPVQFDWSSSGLTNPLDGVDPELFELTTAKLDSGSSGSRMADAFARLMSTVEKTSTSTRKPRKDENLSEEAAKVIAALPDLSFMQAKVLMFPTTLTPLGSHATPD, via the exons ATGGAGCCAGACGTGATCCGCATGTACTCCTCCTCTCCGCCACCCATGGAGGACGGCGCTGAGGAAGAGGACGATGAGTTCGGAGATTTCGGCACCTTCTCTGGCATCCCAAACAGCATCAGCTTCTCAGAGTTTGACACTCCGACCACTTTTAACCAGACGCAGGCTCTGACCGCCACCTCGCCACCGGAGCTGATCAACAGCAGAGGGGTGGTGGGCTTCAGCTATGGCTCCACGAACGGCGCCCGCAGCCCCAGCGATGAGCTCTCAAAGGTGAATGGTGTCGTGCTGGCGAGTGCCTCAGAAAGAACTGAGATGAAAAAGGTCCTCGCCAGCTGTGTGGATTTGACTGCGAGCGACACCGCGAACTGTAACGGTGGCGAGGTGCTCACAAACGGGTTTGATGTTCAGGGAAGTCCTTCCTCCCAGAATTCTGTCCACGATCACATAAAAGGAACGTCCCCCGAGGACACGGGCAGCGCCGGCGGCCCGGAGGACGACTTTGCAGACTTTGCTGCTTTTTCCGATGCTGACGGACGCCTCGACCAGACGGCGAGCTCGCACTGTCCGCCGGGCGTCAGCCATAATGTAGAACAGGGACCGACTTCAGAGGACGATGTCAGGGACACAAACAGAACTGAAAACGACGCGTTCGGCTCCGAGTCCCTCTGCGTCCACGCTGAGACGCCGGACCGGCGCGCTCACATGGATGCTGACTCTCGACAAAGGGATGTGGCCTTGGCGGCGGATCGCAGCGCCTCAGAGGCCGTTTGCACTGACAAACCGCTCGTCGTGAACAGGGCGGATGTAGCTGACAGCGACGCTTCTGTAGACGACGGCGGTGAAAAGCAGCTCCTGCCCGCCACCACCGCAGACGGCGAGGCGGCGCAGTCGGATGAGAAGAGCTCCGGGAATGAGACGGAGACCGAAACGGAGACGTCGTTTGGCCGTCCGCTGTCCACTGACGCTCTGGAGGAGTACGGCGACGTGAGCACCACGGGCTCGGTGCCCTCGCCCCCGCTCCAGGGGGAATCCGCCACACCCGCTGACGACAGCCAGATGGCCGAAGACGGCGACGAAGACTTCGGGGACTTTGGAGACGCCGGCTCTTTCAGCGCTCAAGGCTTCGCAGACTTCGATCAGTTGGAGGTTCAGCACGATCCAGTCTGGTCACAGAGTTCTGCTCTGGCGCAGGAAGCTGCGACCGCCAAGGACAACGCAGAGGAAGAAGACGACTTTGGCGACTTCAACTCCCCCAAATTTAACTCGGGTGGAAAcgagggggaggagggagaaaagttTGCAGACTTCCCCGTGAGCGACAGTTTTGGGAATTTCAGCTCGGCTGGTGGCGGAGAGAGCGACACCGGGTGGAGCGCTTTCggggagcagcagcagcaggaggaggaagagggagcTTCATGGGCGGCGTTCAGCGCTGAAACGAGCATCTCGCTTCCTGCAGATAGCAGAGgagtggaagaggaggagcaggaggaggagtggcATGAGAGTAAAGCGCCTGCGGTCAGCGAAGAACCCAGCAGCACTGACAGACAGCCG GCGTCGCTGTTCAGCCGTCTGGAGAAGCTGTTCCAGGTGAGCTTCCCTCAGAGCGCCGCCCGACCGCTGGGGGACCAGGTGGTGTCCCTGAAGGCCGTCCTGGAGCCTCCTGAGGACAGACACCCCAGAgctgaggagaaggaggagggggaggagaagAAATCGACATGCAAGAG GTCCGTGCACGGTGGCGTGTGGACGCAGCTTCAGGACATCCACGAGGCGTTCGGCCTCAGATACCAGTGGGGCGGCTCCCACTGCAACAAAGCACTTCTCTGCTGCCTCGGCATCGACACCAGAAACATC CTGTTCACAGGACAGAAGAAGCAGCCGGTCATCGTGCCCATGTACGCCGCCGGCCTG gggatGCTGGAGCCGACCAAAGAGCCCGTGAAGCccgtctctgctgcagagatgATCGCCTCGATCGCCCAGGCGCCGCCGCTGGTACCTGAGAAAAGCTCCTGTCCTACAGACTCGGTCCAG CAGGAGGCGCTCCCACCCGTCCAGTTCGACTGGAGCAGCAGTGGCCTTACCAACCCGCTTGATG GCGTCGACCCCGAGCTATTCGAACTGACCACCGCCAAGCTGGACTCCGGCAGCTCCGGGAGCCGCATGGCTGACGCCTTCGCCCGCCTGATGTCCACCGTGGAGAAGACCAGCACCTCCaccag GAAGCCGAGGAAAGACGAGAATCTGAGCGAGGAGGCGGCCAAAGTGATCGCGGCGCTGCCCGACCTGTCCTTCATGCAGGCCAAGGTGCTGATGTTTCCCACCACGCTGACGCCGCTCGGGTCACACGCCACGCCGGACTGA
- the aftpha gene encoding aftiphilin a isoform X1, with translation MEPDVIRMYSSSPPPMEDGAEEEDDEFGDFGTFSGIPNSISFSEFDTPTTFNQTQALTATSPPELINSRGVVGFSYGSTNGARSPSDELSKVNGVVLASASERTEMKKVLASCVDLTASDTANCNGGEVLTNGFDVQGSPSSQNSVHDHIKGTSPEDTGSAGGPEDDFADFAAFSDADGRLDQTASSHCPPGVSHNVEQGPTSEDDVRDTNRTENDAFGSESLCVHAETPDRRAHMDADSRQRDVALAADRSASEAVCTDKPLVVNRADVADSDASVDDGGEKQLLPATTADGEAAQSDEKSSGNETETETETSFGRPLSTDALEEYGDVSTTGSVPSPPLQGESATPADDSQMAEDGDEDFGDFGDAGSFSAQGFADFDQLEVQHDPVWSQSSALAQEAATAKDNAEEEDDFGDFNSPKFNSGGNEGEEGEKFADFPVSDSFGNFSSAGGGESDTGWSAFGEQQQQEEEEGASWAAFSAETSISLPADSRGVEEEEQEEEWHESKAPAVSEEPSSTDRQPASLFSRLEKLFQVSFPQSAARPLGDQVVSLKAVLEPPEDRHPRAEEKEEGEEKKSTCKRSVHGGVWTQLQDIHEAFGLRYQWGGSHCNKALLCCLGIDTRNILFTGQKKQPVIVPMYAAGLGMLEPTKEPVKPVSAAEMIASIAQAPPLVPEKSSCPTDSVQQEALPPVQFDWSSSGLTNPLDASGGSSLLNLDFFGPVEDSGSSSSPSIPGVDPELFELTTAKLDSGSSGSRMADAFARLMSTVEKTSTSTRKPRKDENLSEEAAKVIAALPDLSFMQAKVLMFPTTLTPLGSHATPD, from the exons ATGGAGCCAGACGTGATCCGCATGTACTCCTCCTCTCCGCCACCCATGGAGGACGGCGCTGAGGAAGAGGACGATGAGTTCGGAGATTTCGGCACCTTCTCTGGCATCCCAAACAGCATCAGCTTCTCAGAGTTTGACACTCCGACCACTTTTAACCAGACGCAGGCTCTGACCGCCACCTCGCCACCGGAGCTGATCAACAGCAGAGGGGTGGTGGGCTTCAGCTATGGCTCCACGAACGGCGCCCGCAGCCCCAGCGATGAGCTCTCAAAGGTGAATGGTGTCGTGCTGGCGAGTGCCTCAGAAAGAACTGAGATGAAAAAGGTCCTCGCCAGCTGTGTGGATTTGACTGCGAGCGACACCGCGAACTGTAACGGTGGCGAGGTGCTCACAAACGGGTTTGATGTTCAGGGAAGTCCTTCCTCCCAGAATTCTGTCCACGATCACATAAAAGGAACGTCCCCCGAGGACACGGGCAGCGCCGGCGGCCCGGAGGACGACTTTGCAGACTTTGCTGCTTTTTCCGATGCTGACGGACGCCTCGACCAGACGGCGAGCTCGCACTGTCCGCCGGGCGTCAGCCATAATGTAGAACAGGGACCGACTTCAGAGGACGATGTCAGGGACACAAACAGAACTGAAAACGACGCGTTCGGCTCCGAGTCCCTCTGCGTCCACGCTGAGACGCCGGACCGGCGCGCTCACATGGATGCTGACTCTCGACAAAGGGATGTGGCCTTGGCGGCGGATCGCAGCGCCTCAGAGGCCGTTTGCACTGACAAACCGCTCGTCGTGAACAGGGCGGATGTAGCTGACAGCGACGCTTCTGTAGACGACGGCGGTGAAAAGCAGCTCCTGCCCGCCACCACCGCAGACGGCGAGGCGGCGCAGTCGGATGAGAAGAGCTCCGGGAATGAGACGGAGACCGAAACGGAGACGTCGTTTGGCCGTCCGCTGTCCACTGACGCTCTGGAGGAGTACGGCGACGTGAGCACCACGGGCTCGGTGCCCTCGCCCCCGCTCCAGGGGGAATCCGCCACACCCGCTGACGACAGCCAGATGGCCGAAGACGGCGACGAAGACTTCGGGGACTTTGGAGACGCCGGCTCTTTCAGCGCTCAAGGCTTCGCAGACTTCGATCAGTTGGAGGTTCAGCACGATCCAGTCTGGTCACAGAGTTCTGCTCTGGCGCAGGAAGCTGCGACCGCCAAGGACAACGCAGAGGAAGAAGACGACTTTGGCGACTTCAACTCCCCCAAATTTAACTCGGGTGGAAAcgagggggaggagggagaaaagttTGCAGACTTCCCCGTGAGCGACAGTTTTGGGAATTTCAGCTCGGCTGGTGGCGGAGAGAGCGACACCGGGTGGAGCGCTTTCggggagcagcagcagcaggaggaggaagagggagcTTCATGGGCGGCGTTCAGCGCTGAAACGAGCATCTCGCTTCCTGCAGATAGCAGAGgagtggaagaggaggagcaggaggaggagtggcATGAGAGTAAAGCGCCTGCGGTCAGCGAAGAACCCAGCAGCACTGACAGACAGCCG GCGTCGCTGTTCAGCCGTCTGGAGAAGCTGTTCCAGGTGAGCTTCCCTCAGAGCGCCGCCCGACCGCTGGGGGACCAGGTGGTGTCCCTGAAGGCCGTCCTGGAGCCTCCTGAGGACAGACACCCCAGAgctgaggagaaggaggagggggaggagaagAAATCGACATGCAAGAG GTCCGTGCACGGTGGCGTGTGGACGCAGCTTCAGGACATCCACGAGGCGTTCGGCCTCAGATACCAGTGGGGCGGCTCCCACTGCAACAAAGCACTTCTCTGCTGCCTCGGCATCGACACCAGAAACATC CTGTTCACAGGACAGAAGAAGCAGCCGGTCATCGTGCCCATGTACGCCGCCGGCCTG gggatGCTGGAGCCGACCAAAGAGCCCGTGAAGCccgtctctgctgcagagatgATCGCCTCGATCGCCCAGGCGCCGCCGCTGGTACCTGAGAAAAGCTCCTGTCCTACAGACTCGGTCCAG CAGGAGGCGCTCCCACCCGTCCAGTTCGACTGGAGCAGCAGTGGCCTTACCAACCCGCTTGATG CCAGCGGAGGCTCGTCTCTCTTAAACCTGGACTTCTTTGGTCCTGTGGAGGACTCAGGCTCCAGCAGCTCACCCTCCATCCCAG GCGTCGACCCCGAGCTATTCGAACTGACCACCGCCAAGCTGGACTCCGGCAGCTCCGGGAGCCGCATGGCTGACGCCTTCGCCCGCCTGATGTCCACCGTGGAGAAGACCAGCACCTCCaccag GAAGCCGAGGAAAGACGAGAATCTGAGCGAGGAGGCGGCCAAAGTGATCGCGGCGCTGCCCGACCTGTCCTTCATGCAGGCCAAGGTGCTGATGTTTCCCACCACGCTGACGCCGCTCGGGTCACACGCCACGCCGGACTGA
- the aftpha gene encoding aftiphilin a isoform X4, translating to MEPDVIRMYSSSPPPMEDGAEEEDDEFGDFGTFSGIPNSISFSEFDTPTTFNQTQALTATSPPELINSRGVVGFSYGSTNGARSPSDELSKVNGVVLASASERTEMKKVLASCVDLTASDTANCNGGEVLTNGFDVQGSPSSQNSVHDHIKGTSPEDTGSAGGPEDDFADFAAFSDADGRLDQTASSHCPPGVSHNVEQGPTSEDDVRDTNRTENDAFGSESLCVHAETPDRRAHMDADSRQRDVALAADRSASEAVCTDKPLVVNRADVADSDASVDDGGEKQLLPATTADGEAAQSDEKSSGNETETETETSFGRPLSTDALEEYGDVSTTGSVPSPPLQGESATPADDSQMAEDGDEDFGDFGDAGSFSAQGFADFDQLEVQHDPVWSQSSALAQEAATAKDNAEEEDDFGDFNSPKFNSGGNEGEEGEKFADFPVSDSFGNFSSAGGGESDTGWSAFGEQQQQEEEEGASWAAFSAETSISLPADSRGVEEEEQEEEWHESKAPAVSEEPSSTDRQPASLFSRLEKLFQVSFPQSAARPLGDQVVSLKAVLEPPEDRHPRAEEKEEGEEKKSTCKRSVHGGVWTQLQDIHEAFGLRYQWGGSHCNKALLCCLGIDTRNILFTGQKKQPVIVPMYAAGLGMLEPTKEPVKPVSAAEMIASIAQAPPLVPEKSSCPTDSVQEALPPVQFDWSSSGLTNPLDGVDPELFELTTAKLDSGSSGSRMADAFARLMSTVEKTSTSTRKPRKDENLSEEAAKVIAALPDLSFMQAKVLMFPTTLTPLGSHATPD from the exons ATGGAGCCAGACGTGATCCGCATGTACTCCTCCTCTCCGCCACCCATGGAGGACGGCGCTGAGGAAGAGGACGATGAGTTCGGAGATTTCGGCACCTTCTCTGGCATCCCAAACAGCATCAGCTTCTCAGAGTTTGACACTCCGACCACTTTTAACCAGACGCAGGCTCTGACCGCCACCTCGCCACCGGAGCTGATCAACAGCAGAGGGGTGGTGGGCTTCAGCTATGGCTCCACGAACGGCGCCCGCAGCCCCAGCGATGAGCTCTCAAAGGTGAATGGTGTCGTGCTGGCGAGTGCCTCAGAAAGAACTGAGATGAAAAAGGTCCTCGCCAGCTGTGTGGATTTGACTGCGAGCGACACCGCGAACTGTAACGGTGGCGAGGTGCTCACAAACGGGTTTGATGTTCAGGGAAGTCCTTCCTCCCAGAATTCTGTCCACGATCACATAAAAGGAACGTCCCCCGAGGACACGGGCAGCGCCGGCGGCCCGGAGGACGACTTTGCAGACTTTGCTGCTTTTTCCGATGCTGACGGACGCCTCGACCAGACGGCGAGCTCGCACTGTCCGCCGGGCGTCAGCCATAATGTAGAACAGGGACCGACTTCAGAGGACGATGTCAGGGACACAAACAGAACTGAAAACGACGCGTTCGGCTCCGAGTCCCTCTGCGTCCACGCTGAGACGCCGGACCGGCGCGCTCACATGGATGCTGACTCTCGACAAAGGGATGTGGCCTTGGCGGCGGATCGCAGCGCCTCAGAGGCCGTTTGCACTGACAAACCGCTCGTCGTGAACAGGGCGGATGTAGCTGACAGCGACGCTTCTGTAGACGACGGCGGTGAAAAGCAGCTCCTGCCCGCCACCACCGCAGACGGCGAGGCGGCGCAGTCGGATGAGAAGAGCTCCGGGAATGAGACGGAGACCGAAACGGAGACGTCGTTTGGCCGTCCGCTGTCCACTGACGCTCTGGAGGAGTACGGCGACGTGAGCACCACGGGCTCGGTGCCCTCGCCCCCGCTCCAGGGGGAATCCGCCACACCCGCTGACGACAGCCAGATGGCCGAAGACGGCGACGAAGACTTCGGGGACTTTGGAGACGCCGGCTCTTTCAGCGCTCAAGGCTTCGCAGACTTCGATCAGTTGGAGGTTCAGCACGATCCAGTCTGGTCACAGAGTTCTGCTCTGGCGCAGGAAGCTGCGACCGCCAAGGACAACGCAGAGGAAGAAGACGACTTTGGCGACTTCAACTCCCCCAAATTTAACTCGGGTGGAAAcgagggggaggagggagaaaagttTGCAGACTTCCCCGTGAGCGACAGTTTTGGGAATTTCAGCTCGGCTGGTGGCGGAGAGAGCGACACCGGGTGGAGCGCTTTCggggagcagcagcagcaggaggaggaagagggagcTTCATGGGCGGCGTTCAGCGCTGAAACGAGCATCTCGCTTCCTGCAGATAGCAGAGgagtggaagaggaggagcaggaggaggagtggcATGAGAGTAAAGCGCCTGCGGTCAGCGAAGAACCCAGCAGCACTGACAGACAGCCG GCGTCGCTGTTCAGCCGTCTGGAGAAGCTGTTCCAGGTGAGCTTCCCTCAGAGCGCCGCCCGACCGCTGGGGGACCAGGTGGTGTCCCTGAAGGCCGTCCTGGAGCCTCCTGAGGACAGACACCCCAGAgctgaggagaaggaggagggggaggagaagAAATCGACATGCAAGAG GTCCGTGCACGGTGGCGTGTGGACGCAGCTTCAGGACATCCACGAGGCGTTCGGCCTCAGATACCAGTGGGGCGGCTCCCACTGCAACAAAGCACTTCTCTGCTGCCTCGGCATCGACACCAGAAACATC CTGTTCACAGGACAGAAGAAGCAGCCGGTCATCGTGCCCATGTACGCCGCCGGCCTG gggatGCTGGAGCCGACCAAAGAGCCCGTGAAGCccgtctctgctgcagagatgATCGCCTCGATCGCCCAGGCGCCGCCGCTGGTACCTGAGAAAAGCTCCTGTCCTACAGACTCGGTCCAG GAGGCGCTCCCACCCGTCCAGTTCGACTGGAGCAGCAGTGGCCTTACCAACCCGCTTGATG GCGTCGACCCCGAGCTATTCGAACTGACCACCGCCAAGCTGGACTCCGGCAGCTCCGGGAGCCGCATGGCTGACGCCTTCGCCCGCCTGATGTCCACCGTGGAGAAGACCAGCACCTCCaccag GAAGCCGAGGAAAGACGAGAATCTGAGCGAGGAGGCGGCCAAAGTGATCGCGGCGCTGCCCGACCTGTCCTTCATGCAGGCCAAGGTGCTGATGTTTCCCACCACGCTGACGCCGCTCGGGTCACACGCCACGCCGGACTGA
- the aftpha gene encoding aftiphilin a isoform X2, giving the protein MEPDVIRMYSSSPPPMEDGAEEEDDEFGDFGTFSGIPNSISFSEFDTPTTFNQTQALTATSPPELINSRGVVGFSYGSTNGARSPSDELSKVNGVVLASASERTEMKKVLASCVDLTASDTANCNGGEVLTNGFDVQGSPSSQNSVHDHIKGTSPEDTGSAGGPEDDFADFAAFSDADGRLDQTASSHCPPGVSHNVEQGPTSEDDVRDTNRTENDAFGSESLCVHAETPDRRAHMDADSRQRDVALAADRSASEAVCTDKPLVVNRADVADSDASVDDGGEKQLLPATTADGEAAQSDEKSSGNETETETETSFGRPLSTDALEEYGDVSTTGSVPSPPLQGESATPADDSQMAEDGDEDFGDFGDAGSFSAQGFADFDQLEVQHDPVWSQSSALAQEAATAKDNAEEEDDFGDFNSPKFNSGGNEGEEGEKFADFPVSDSFGNFSSAGGGESDTGWSAFGEQQQQEEEEGASWAAFSAETSISLPADSRGVEEEEQEEEWHESKAPAVSEEPSSTDRQPASLFSRLEKLFQVSFPQSAARPLGDQVVSLKAVLEPPEDRHPRAEEKEEGEEKKSTCKRSVHGGVWTQLQDIHEAFGLRYQWGGSHCNKALLCCLGIDTRNILFTGQKKQPVIVPMYAAGLGMLEPTKEPVKPVSAAEMIASIAQAPPLVPEKSSCPTDSVQEALPPVQFDWSSSGLTNPLDASGGSSLLNLDFFGPVEDSGSSSSPSIPGVDPELFELTTAKLDSGSSGSRMADAFARLMSTVEKTSTSTRKPRKDENLSEEAAKVIAALPDLSFMQAKVLMFPTTLTPLGSHATPD; this is encoded by the exons ATGGAGCCAGACGTGATCCGCATGTACTCCTCCTCTCCGCCACCCATGGAGGACGGCGCTGAGGAAGAGGACGATGAGTTCGGAGATTTCGGCACCTTCTCTGGCATCCCAAACAGCATCAGCTTCTCAGAGTTTGACACTCCGACCACTTTTAACCAGACGCAGGCTCTGACCGCCACCTCGCCACCGGAGCTGATCAACAGCAGAGGGGTGGTGGGCTTCAGCTATGGCTCCACGAACGGCGCCCGCAGCCCCAGCGATGAGCTCTCAAAGGTGAATGGTGTCGTGCTGGCGAGTGCCTCAGAAAGAACTGAGATGAAAAAGGTCCTCGCCAGCTGTGTGGATTTGACTGCGAGCGACACCGCGAACTGTAACGGTGGCGAGGTGCTCACAAACGGGTTTGATGTTCAGGGAAGTCCTTCCTCCCAGAATTCTGTCCACGATCACATAAAAGGAACGTCCCCCGAGGACACGGGCAGCGCCGGCGGCCCGGAGGACGACTTTGCAGACTTTGCTGCTTTTTCCGATGCTGACGGACGCCTCGACCAGACGGCGAGCTCGCACTGTCCGCCGGGCGTCAGCCATAATGTAGAACAGGGACCGACTTCAGAGGACGATGTCAGGGACACAAACAGAACTGAAAACGACGCGTTCGGCTCCGAGTCCCTCTGCGTCCACGCTGAGACGCCGGACCGGCGCGCTCACATGGATGCTGACTCTCGACAAAGGGATGTGGCCTTGGCGGCGGATCGCAGCGCCTCAGAGGCCGTTTGCACTGACAAACCGCTCGTCGTGAACAGGGCGGATGTAGCTGACAGCGACGCTTCTGTAGACGACGGCGGTGAAAAGCAGCTCCTGCCCGCCACCACCGCAGACGGCGAGGCGGCGCAGTCGGATGAGAAGAGCTCCGGGAATGAGACGGAGACCGAAACGGAGACGTCGTTTGGCCGTCCGCTGTCCACTGACGCTCTGGAGGAGTACGGCGACGTGAGCACCACGGGCTCGGTGCCCTCGCCCCCGCTCCAGGGGGAATCCGCCACACCCGCTGACGACAGCCAGATGGCCGAAGACGGCGACGAAGACTTCGGGGACTTTGGAGACGCCGGCTCTTTCAGCGCTCAAGGCTTCGCAGACTTCGATCAGTTGGAGGTTCAGCACGATCCAGTCTGGTCACAGAGTTCTGCTCTGGCGCAGGAAGCTGCGACCGCCAAGGACAACGCAGAGGAAGAAGACGACTTTGGCGACTTCAACTCCCCCAAATTTAACTCGGGTGGAAAcgagggggaggagggagaaaagttTGCAGACTTCCCCGTGAGCGACAGTTTTGGGAATTTCAGCTCGGCTGGTGGCGGAGAGAGCGACACCGGGTGGAGCGCTTTCggggagcagcagcagcaggaggaggaagagggagcTTCATGGGCGGCGTTCAGCGCTGAAACGAGCATCTCGCTTCCTGCAGATAGCAGAGgagtggaagaggaggagcaggaggaggagtggcATGAGAGTAAAGCGCCTGCGGTCAGCGAAGAACCCAGCAGCACTGACAGACAGCCG GCGTCGCTGTTCAGCCGTCTGGAGAAGCTGTTCCAGGTGAGCTTCCCTCAGAGCGCCGCCCGACCGCTGGGGGACCAGGTGGTGTCCCTGAAGGCCGTCCTGGAGCCTCCTGAGGACAGACACCCCAGAgctgaggagaaggaggagggggaggagaagAAATCGACATGCAAGAG GTCCGTGCACGGTGGCGTGTGGACGCAGCTTCAGGACATCCACGAGGCGTTCGGCCTCAGATACCAGTGGGGCGGCTCCCACTGCAACAAAGCACTTCTCTGCTGCCTCGGCATCGACACCAGAAACATC CTGTTCACAGGACAGAAGAAGCAGCCGGTCATCGTGCCCATGTACGCCGCCGGCCTG gggatGCTGGAGCCGACCAAAGAGCCCGTGAAGCccgtctctgctgcagagatgATCGCCTCGATCGCCCAGGCGCCGCCGCTGGTACCTGAGAAAAGCTCCTGTCCTACAGACTCGGTCCAG GAGGCGCTCCCACCCGTCCAGTTCGACTGGAGCAGCAGTGGCCTTACCAACCCGCTTGATG CCAGCGGAGGCTCGTCTCTCTTAAACCTGGACTTCTTTGGTCCTGTGGAGGACTCAGGCTCCAGCAGCTCACCCTCCATCCCAG GCGTCGACCCCGAGCTATTCGAACTGACCACCGCCAAGCTGGACTCCGGCAGCTCCGGGAGCCGCATGGCTGACGCCTTCGCCCGCCTGATGTCCACCGTGGAGAAGACCAGCACCTCCaccag GAAGCCGAGGAAAGACGAGAATCTGAGCGAGGAGGCGGCCAAAGTGATCGCGGCGCTGCCCGACCTGTCCTTCATGCAGGCCAAGGTGCTGATGTTTCCCACCACGCTGACGCCGCTCGGGTCACACGCCACGCCGGACTGA
- the LOC134629623 gene encoding ras-related protein Rab-1A: MNPEYDYLFKLLLIGDSGVGKSCLLLRFADDTYTESYISTIGVDFKIRTIELDGKTIKLQIWDTAGQERFRTITSSYYRGAHGIIVVYDVTDQESFNNVKQWLQEIDRYASENVNKLLVGNKCDLTTKKVVDYTTAKEFADNLGIPFLETSAKSATNVEQAFMTMAAEIKKRMGPGATAGAAEKSNVKIQSKPVNTSSGGCC, translated from the exons ATGAATCCCGAATA TGACTATTTATTCAAACTGCTCCTGATCGGGGACTCTGGGGTCGGAAAGTCGTGTCTCCTGCTCCGGTTTGCA gATGACACGTACACAGAGAGCTACATCAGCACCATTGGCGTGGATTTCAAGATCAGGACTATCGAGCTGGACGGGAAGACCATAAAGCTGCAGATT TGGGACACGGCGGGTCAGGAGCGCTTTCGCACCATCACGTCCAGTTACTACAGAGGAGCTCACGGCATCATCGTGGTTTACGATGTGACGGACCAG GAGTCCTTCAACAACGTCAAACAGTGGCTACAGGAGATCGACCGCTACGCCAGTGAGAACGTCAACAAGCTGCTAGTAGGCAACAAGTGCGACCTCACAACGAAGAAAGTCGTGGACTACACCACAGCTAAG GAGTTTGCAGATAACCTGGGGATCCCCTTCTTGGAGACGAGCGCCAAGAGCGCCACCAACGTGGAGCAGGCCTTCATGACCATGGCGGCCGAGATCAAGAAGCGGATGGGCCCGGGCGCCACGGCCGGTGCCGCCGAGAAGTCCAACGTCAAGATCCAGAGCAAGCCAGTCAACACCTCGTCCGGGGGCTGCTGCTGA